A genomic segment from Corythoichthys intestinalis isolate RoL2023-P3 chromosome 2, ASM3026506v1, whole genome shotgun sequence encodes:
- the LOC130912350 gene encoding transcription factor HES-2-like: MSPNVTCDAMASPSQRPTVAKRKEAFELRKTMKPLVEKRRRARINDSLNHLKELILPLTGRDKSRYSKLEKADILEMTVRFLSDIPPVQNKNSTDSYKEGYKACLQRASALLPNCSLQRDACKQVADFIQRSSAATSNRQCLKCCSQNPTAFPHIQQRLLSLKSSLGHKPDGALSHGRSVSAPQHDSVTMWRPW, from the exons ATGTCTCCTAACGTGACTTGTGATGCAATGGCATCCCCTTCTCAGAGGCCCACCGTGGCCAAAAGGAAAGAAGCTTTTGAGCTCAGAAAG ACTATGAAACCTTTGGTGGAAAAAAGAAGGCGCGCTCGCATTAATGACAGCCTGAACCACTTGAAAGAGTTGATTCTTCCTCTCACTGGCAGAGAT AAGAGTCGGTACTCCAAGTTGGAAAAAGCAGACATTCTGGAGATGACTGTGAGGTTCCTCAGTGACATTCCCCCTGTCCAAAATAAAA ATTCCACAGACAGTTACAAAGAGGGCTACAAAGCTTGTCTCCAACGCGCGTCTGCTCTCCTTCCCAACTGCAGCTTGCAGCGGGACGCCTGCAAGCAGGTGGCCGACTTCATCCAACGATCCTCGGCGGCAACAAGCAATCGGCAGTGTCtcaaatgctgcagccagaaccCAACGGCTTTCCCGCACATCCAGCAGAGGCTCCTCAGCCTCAAATCCAGTTTGGGTCACAAACCTGACGGAGCGCTGTCTCACGGCAGATCTGTGTCTGCTCCACAGCACGACAGCGTCACCATGTGGAGACCGTGGTAG
- the hes2.1 gene encoding transcription factor HES-2.1 — protein sequence MSPSITSDASQSLTVRSTVAQRKQAHELRKTLKPLLEKRRRARINDSLSHLKSLILPLVGKDNARYNKLEKADILEMTVRFLRDLPTSPAKEPAESYREGYKACLERVSALLPQTSLDQDACQRVSAFVQRSMSAPVTPSCLNCCAQTSRAFPHIQQRLLSLKSNFKSRADSQPQPPLPVAQSHSAAQQVPPAVSADMWRPW from the exons ATGAGTCCCAGCATCACTTCCGACGCCAGCCAGTCTCTCACTGTCCGGTCCACAGTGGCTCAGAGGAAACAAGCCCACGAACTTAGAAAG ACTCTCAAACCACTGTTGGAGAAGAGAAGGCGTGCTCGCATTAATGATAGTCTGAGCCATTTGAAGAGTCTCATTCTTCCTCTGGTTGGAAAAGACAACGCGCGCTACAACAAACTGGAGAAAGCGGACATTCTGGAAATGACCGTCCGTTTTCTCAGAGATCTTCCAACGTCGCCTGCAAAAG AACCTGCAGAAAGTTACCGAGAAGGCTATAAGGCGTGTCTTGAGCGGGTCTCGGCTCTTCTCCCTCAAACCAGCCTTGACCAAGACGCGTGTCAGCGAGTCAGTGCTTTTGTGCAGCGCTCCATGTCCGCACCAGTCACCCCGTCCTGCCTCAACTGCTGCGCCCAAACCTCCAGGGCATTCCCGCACATCCAGCAGAGGCTGCTGAGCCTCAAATCCAACTTCAAATCCAGGGCCGACAGCCAGCCTCAGCCTCCTCTGCCGGTGGCTCAAAGCCATAGCGCTGCGCAACAGGTCCCGCCTGCTGTCAGTGCTGACATGTGGAGGCCCTGGTAG